The stretch of DNA atttggtaacatttactagaagaatttttgatttgcaattttttttttttaaacatgttcaaaacaggCCACATTTATATTTGGATTAAATTATATTGCAGTTtgaataaaattgtgcaaataaaGAGactcatattatttaatttgagctcattttatcttGATACTGGAAAAGCACTTTTATTCCTGCTAGAGACCTGCTGtttatgcaattttcagcaatactGTTTTATTGATGTTCTTTTGTCCGCACCATACCTTTATATGTAATTATTCAAACTCATCTTCCAATCTTTCCACatgtgctatccagcactttgatttatCACGCTGAAGTGCAATGGATGCATTGTGACGCTATCTTGTTGATAGTAACACTGAGGTGCGATGGTGGTCATGCTGAAGTGTGTTTTTTATCACGCTCAAGTGCGATGGTGGCATTGTGACGCTATCTTGTTGATAGTAACGTCGATGTGTGatgatggtcacgctgaagtgctaTGGTCTATACAaacttttttcaatgttttttataTGTCGATGTAGAATACTATTTGTATGTGAGAAGCAGTTTTCCATGTTTTTAAGTTGATTTGGGGTGgggctttaaaattaaataacaacAGCAAATGGGAGATTGGTGAAAAGTTAACATTCtgtagcattttttttaaatctacaaaagTTCCTCTTTACATATACGGTGGAGCATGAcattctttaaatttaaatatgtacGGGTTAGCAGACATACTCTCTGTATTATAATATGATGGTAAACAATGATCTTATAAGAGAAACAAAGTACAGATATTAAATGTTATGTCCACAAAAAAGTCTTATAGAAAATCTTAAGAGGAAATCTTTTGAAAGCTCTGTAGCTATAATAGATCTAGGTTCTCTTCATTAGGCCCAAAGATGGCATTGTGGTAATCTAGACTCACCAATGCTAATAATGTTCCTTTTAGTATTTATTTAATTATCTATAATCAGAATTGTTtccataactatatatatatacataactaAGTATTTTACTATTTGGTACTATGTATACTTCGgcattttatttataatagttcCTTAAGCTTAGTACCTTCAAGTCACCTTACATAAATTTTATTGGTAAGTCTtttgatctattttttttttcaggaataaAAGAAGATGACATAAGAAAGTGTATGGAAGAAATTCTGTTAACAGAAGGCATGGCAGACTTATTAAAATACTGTAACGACAAAagttatgaaataataataatatctgaTTCTAACTCAGTTTTCATAGATATGATTCTAGAGCATACACAATTACAAAAAATGGTGACTAAAGTATTCACAAATCCTGCTTTCTTTGATGATACTGgatgtctaaaaatagaatattatcACCATCAAGACTGGTGTGACTTGAGTACCATAAATCTATGTaaagggaatattttacaaaGTTATTTAGAAAAGCGAGGAGAAGAAGGAATTAACTTTGATTATATCTTCTACATAGGAGATGGAACTAATGATTTCTGTCCAGCTTTAACATTAAAGGAAACAGATTATGTGTGTCCAAGAATTAATTTCAGATTATGGAAGAAAATTCAGAAATTGAAAAATCCAGAATCCTCAGAATCTTCAAAGGAAGAATTACCTCAACTGAAAGCTCAAATACTGAACTGGAGTAGTGGATTAGACATACTTGAACAAATTAAACAACTGGAGTAATTCAGTTCTGTGACATGTTGCATTTCCATAGCcagttatttaataaaaaattaaacatccTATTATTCAGTATCTTTAAATATATAATGGAGGGAATAGACTATATATTTTAGAtcaatatgaaacaaaaatatggtatgattgataatgagacaaaataatatttaactaAATGGTAAACCTATTTAACTAAATGGTAAACCTAGTTAACTAAATGGTAAACCTAGTTAACTAAATGGTAAACCTATTTAACTAAATGGTGGTAAACCTAGTTAACTAAATGGTAAACCTATTTAACTAAATGGTAAACCTAGTTAACTAAATGGGAAACCTAGTTAACTAAATGGTAAACCTATTTAACTAAATGGTAAACCTAGTTAACTTAATGGTAAACCTATTTAACTTAATGGTAAACCTATTTAACTAAATGGTAAACCTATTTAACTAAATGGTAAACCTATTAAATGGTAAACCTAGTTAACTGATACAGGTacataaattaattatatttatattcagtCTTTTTATAGTTATTTGGTCCATAAACACTGATACAGTTGCATAAATTCATCATATTTTATATTCAGTCTTTTTTATAGTTACTTGGTCGATAAAAACACTGATACAGTTACATAAATTCATCATATTTTATATTCAGTCTTTTTTATAGTTATTTGGTCGATAAAAAAACTGATACAGTTACAAAAATTCATCATACTTTTCACCAGttcttttttatagttatttGGTCCATAAACACTGATACAGTTTCATAATTACATCATActtatcttctttttattcaCAGGAAGATTGACTATccaacaagtgcctgtgtttttATGCCACACTTCAGTGCATAATGTTTTGATACGACCGCAAAAAAGAGTTTGTGGTTTTAAATTGGTAGCACGTTGTCGTTGTCAGCGAAGACAGTTGGTTTcctgacaataactttagtataaataaatagaaatctatgaaatttaaacacaatgttaataaccacagaaggaaggttgggagtaatttttggggttatggtccaaTCAGTTTTGTAATTAAGGCCCAAAAAGAGGCCCAcaaaagcatttttctagtttccagacaataacttgggTTTAAAAGTGTATGGATCACTCTGAAATCATACCACAATTTTttataccacaaagggatggttaggattggctTTAGGGGTTATGGGTCTAGCTGttgaggaattaggggcaaaagagGGCGAGGGAAACAAGGGTTTCTTGGCTAAtagacaattaagacaattttaaagcagtgtaagggaggtaatccaaatatATTGAGATAATCCAAACatattacctcccttacactgctttaaaatcatataatagaACTTTTGTATTGTCTTGgggtgattagctgtcaatttactTTTAAAGAAGTTACTATTaacataggcagatccagggggccTGGGGGCCttcggccccccccccccccttgtggaaaaaaattggttgaacATATatggaatcattgaagcatgactggagcgggcccccctaggaaaagttctggatccgccactgattaaaTTTATGCTGATTAAGGAATATTAATTTTCTCTTTTAAGACTTTTATGGTGTATTTAAGTATGTTATTATGGTTGCATCTCCAATGGAAATTTGAATAgaaattatgaccatatcttgTGCAaaagaattttttgaaaaaaaggggggataaatttttcagattttagaaattaaaaagatttttttatatattatatatttttgcaaaacaaaGGGGGGTGATACAATTTTTGTTATTATCGGGTTGGGGTCAatatgcaacagcatagtgtattgcataaaagcaaaaaaaaaaaaagaataaaaagtcaaaatcatctaaccaattctaagttctttgactacagttattctgtgtcagaaacctattaagtggcaaatatttaattactATCCAAATTCAGACGTATCAagcgtgaatattgtgtccatttttacCCCAATGGTttggacctctgcagtcgtatccagctgcgcttgGCGAAGCAATTTATTTCTGTCTGTGCATCTGTTTATTCGTCCGTTCAGGGTGACCTCCATTAAATCTCAGGAAACAACATatctaaattttgaaaataaatcgtCAAAGCGTTTTCATGTTTATGAACACACACTGCTTGGAACCTGTCcaaccgcccgccgtacatccccaaatcttTTAATAGAATTTTCCGGTTTAAAATGTGAAGCAAGACAAGCTCGAAAAACAACATTGTTGAAATCATAAGTCACCTCATTATTGTAGTTATTGCGCTTTATGGACATTGTATTTCCCTTTTTGGCCTATTatcttgaaatttgaaatatatagaTAGAAACTGTAAATGGCAAAAAAATTATGACCAGCAAGATAGGATCTACAACTTATTCAACATGACTGTAATCGTTAGTCGTTCAGGAGTTAGGGGCacaaaaagggccaaaaacaaacattttttctagtttccagaccaTAACTTGTGTTTACCTATGGATTCCTATGCATCTTCAGAACGATGGCACTGTTGTACCATTACAGTCTGCTCTTCTTCATCATTGTTGTATTTAATTGTACGTTTCTCACTTCCGGAAAGCAGACGgatttagccccccccccccttttttgggaaaaacattggttgcttatatagggaatcactaaagcgtgactggagcgggccccctcttaggcaaacagtgggcccccactttatgaaaatttctggatccgccactggataagATTTCATATTCTGcttcaaaattatacaataatagTTGGTTGGCCCAACATTTAtctaatttatttttgaaagtttaaagtTTTTGCTGATATAACTTCTTCAATATGTCCACTACTCTGTTTGTGAAAAAATACTTCCTCAGATCCAGACGACGTCGTTGTTTCATAAGTTTCATTGAGTCGTTTTAGTTTTGTTGTGCGTCTCTAATaaagggggggggcaaggggggtccccataacagcaaaacagtgaattgatttggtgaaaaacagataacaaggaattgaaaagggataataacagataacagtaatgaaatatgaaaataaatctgtcaaagaccaatccagtagatgactcgtagatcttagtatataacttgtggtatggaccTAGAAAATTTGTGCAAACAAGACGTTTCGGCCGTTGAGGCAGTTCtgccttggttgattttttttccgTAACTTGgatgttgaatttttctgaacgaaattactagtttctgtttttgatatagggatatttttaatctagggcatttgagggatcaatttttaatgatttagatttttttatttaatttttgaaaatagtgcagccagtgaaactttattatcaatttgatttttagattattttttttctgaaaagcaatatatatactttacaagtaataaaaaaaacattgatgcacaatatattttttttatttaatgacctcatgataaaacttacttataaaatacaaaaatacccagatcaGTGGAGACAGGACATGTAACTGAAACACGCATGCCAGTTGTGGTTATTCTGATAATAGAAATTGActcaagtgacaattctgatagtataatagaaattggacctagtgaaaatttggatgacaccaagtgaaaAACCAATCATGtatcttatgtgaaattataatatatggaaaatttgggtacagcaATGGAGAAGCTGAAGGATTTTAAAAAGGGTATTtgtcgaaaaattaaactgaagacacatctgtatttgcatcaatggtttctgagcttcaattttcgccatgtgaagcagctaaaaagcttttaaaaatatggtgATCAGGattctctttcatgtaaatgaaaagagagggagtagcacttataatataaatgctaaaagaaaaagatgttgtataattcccaaagccataattcaaacccacaccacttagtaatgtaaaacaattcaaaggagaaaactaactgcctaatttatccacaaaatagtgaacgagaaacttagtaacacagtaacaaactacaaccactgaatccaggctcctgacttggaaataggcacatacagaatgtgactgcgTCAACTTTAGCATGCTAGTTGGTGTCCAATCCTCCCCAAATCAGGGACaatagtacaacataaagattattatgtggtcattgaataaaaaaatctatagggAGTACCAATGccttttatataacaaaatccatactataagttattgtacaagtaataagtgaattataatttgtacaaactgctacatgttcacagacaatggaatttattacaaaggataataataatatatactggaatggtccttggtccaattgattttatatgtttatgtgatgtatgttactgaaattcttctgcaaatacaggtccacccgatattaccagtagaaagaccccaatagatatacattgttAAAAGATGCGgtaagcgtgccaatgagactattatccattcaaatcacaattttcaattatcttcaatttcgacggaagattggctgtcaaaatgctaacattccaattttcaataacagttaacagcaaatagattctcacaataacagataa from Mytilus galloprovincialis chromosome 2, xbMytGall1.hap1.1, whole genome shotgun sequence encodes:
- the LOC143065475 gene encoding pyridoxal phosphate phosphatase PHOSPHO2-like — its product is MENSRKMLLAIDFDHTLIDENSDLWVKRLAPDGKLPDHIEALYSSTGWTEYMGSIFQYLYDIGIKEDDIRKCMEEILLTEGMADLLKYCNDKSYEIIIISDSNSVFIDMILEHTQLQKMVTKVFTNPAFFDDTGCLKIEYYHHQDWCDLSTINLCKGNILQSYLEKRGEEGINFDYIFYIGDGTNDFCPALTLKETDYVCPRINFRLWKKIQKLKNPESSESSKEELPQLKAQILNWSSGLDILEQIKQLE